The following are from one region of the Falco naumanni isolate bFalNau1 chromosome 20 unlocalized genomic scaffold, bFalNau1.pat SUPER_20_unloc_1, whole genome shotgun sequence genome:
- the LOC121081884 gene encoding keratin, type II cytoskeletal cochleal-like: MSPTLRQLATGEQSSRQRQTIAQNFVSIGSGGVTKSLSTAAATMPVNRSSFSSMSVSRSSSGGMGRITSGFGSRSLHNLGANKRISMGGGYRSARPGYSYGSGHGAWAYRVGGAGFGFGGGCGPGGIQEVTVNQHLLVPLNLEIDPNMQRVRQEEKDQIKTLNNKFASFIDKVRFLEQQNKVLETKWSLLKDQKTVKNSLEPMFDAYISNMRRQLEALGGDRLRLSSELKAMQDTVEDFKIRYEEEINKRTTAENDFVLLKKDADAAYVNKVDLGTKVDALADEVNFLRALYEAELSQMQSQISDTSVVLSMDNNRNLDLNSIIAEVKAQYEEIANRSRAEAESWYRSKYEELQLTAGRHGDDLHNTKMEISEMNRVIQRLHSEIDSVKKQCASLQMAIADAEQRGELALKDARAKLAELEDALQKAKADLARQLREYQELMNVKLALDIEIATYRKLLEGEESRLAGEGVGAVNISVVSSRSGCGGGSTLGLGSGFGNRLSVGGSGAGSSSGSCLAGGFSSAEGSSSSMRFVSKSTTKSSYRS, encoded by the exons ATGTCTCCTACCCTGAGACAGCTGGCAACTGGGGAGCAAA GCTCTCGCCAGCGCCAAACGATTGCCCAGAATTTCGTCAGCATTGGGTCAGGAGGAGTCACTAAGAGTCTCAgtactgctgctgccaccatgCCTGTTAACCGAAGCAGCTTCAGCTCCATGTCCGTGTCCCGCAGCAGCAGTGGGGGCATGGGACGGATCACCAGTGGTTTTGGCAGCAGGAGCCTTCACAACCTAGGGGCAAACAAGAGGATTTCCATGGGTGGAGGGTATCGTTCTGCTAGACCAGGATACAGCTATGGGTCAGGTCACGGCGCGTGGGCATACAGAGTTGGTGGAGCTGGGTTTGGGTTCGGAGGAGGATGTGGCCCTGGAGGTATTCAAGAGGTCACAGTCAACCAACACCTCTTGGTACCTCTTAACTTGGAGATCGACCCCAACATGCAGAGAGTGCggcaggaggagaaggaccAGATCAAAACCCTCAACAACAAATTTGCCTCCTTCATCGACAAG GTGCGGTTCCTGGAGCAACAAAATAAAGTACTGGAGACCAAATGGAGCCTCCTGAAAGACCAAAAAACCGTGAAAAATAGCCTTGAACCTATGTTTGACGCATACATCAGCAACATGAGGAGACAGCTCGAGGCGCTAGGAGGGGACCGGCTGCGGCTCAGCTCGGAGCTGAAGGCGATGCAGGATACTGTTGAAGACTTCAAGATCAG GTATGAAGAGGAGATCAACAAGCGCACAACTGCAGAGAATGACTTTGTTTTGCTCAAGAAG GATGCAGATGCTGCCTACGTGAACAAGGTGGACCTAGGGACCAAGGTGGATGCGCTGGCAGATGAGGTGAACTTCCTGCGAGCCCTCTACGAAGCA GAGCTGTCTCAGATGCAGTCCCAGATCTCCGACACCTCCGTGGTCCTGTCCATGGACAACAACCGAAACCTGGACCTCAACAGCATCATCGCCGAGGTCAAGGCGCAGTACGAGGAGATCGCCAACCGGAGCCGGGCAGAGGCAGAGTCCTGGTACCGGAGCAAG tACGAGGAGCTGCAGCTCACGGCTGGCCGGCATGGGGACGACCTCCACAACACCAAGATGGAGATCTCAGAGATGAACCGCGTGATCCAGCGGCTCCACTCAGAAATCGATAGTGTAAAGAAACAG TGCGCCAGTTTGCAGATGGCCATCGCCGATGCCGAGCAGCGCGGGGAGCTGGCCCTCAAAGATGCCAGGGCCAAACTGGCTGAGCTGGAGGATGCTCTGCAGAAAGCCAAGGCTGACCTGGCCCGGCAGCTGCGCGAGTACCAGGAGCTGATGAACGTCAAGCTGGCCCTGGACATCGAGATCGCGACCTACAGGAAGCTGCTGGAGGGCGAGGAGAGCAG GCTGGCTGGAGAAGGCGTTGGCGCAGTGAATATTT CTGTGGTCTCATCCAGGAGCGGCTGCGGAGGTGGGAGcacgctggggctggggtcaggctTCGGCAACAGGCTCAGCGTGGGGGGCAGCGGTGCCGGCTCCAGCAGTGGGAGCTGCCTGGCCGGGGGATTCAGCTCCGCTGAGGGAAGCAGCTCAAGCATGAGGTTTGTATCAAAAAGCACCACCAAGAGCAGCTATCGGAGCTAA
- the LOC121081818 gene encoding keratin, type II cytoskeletal 5-like, translating to MSRQCAARNQSKTGFSAASAFIPSASSTSFCLRSASQGGSCSTAAGYGRFAGGFGSRSLYGLGGCKRISVAGRGGSFYGPAGFGAGTGISCGFGGAVGGVFGFGGGMGGPGFPAVPARGIHEVSVNQSLLKPLHLEIDPNMQSIRKDEKDQIQTLNNKFASFIDKVRFLEQQNKVLETKWALLQEQGNKTVGNNIEPLFETYINNLRRQLNSLLTDKENLGGELDKVQSLAEDFKNKYEEEINKHTAVENEFVILKKEVDAAYMNKTELQARLDSLMEEIDFLRALYEAELSQMQTQISDTSVILTMDNNRSLDMDSIIAEVKAQYEDIANRSRAEAESWYQSRYEELQATAGRHGDDLRNTKQEISELNRHVQRLRSEIDSVKKQCASLQTAIADAEQRGELALKDARAKLAELETALQQAKADLARQLREYQELMNVKLALDIEIATYRKLLEGEESRLSGEGAGAVNISVTRTAVGTGYGGGNCLSFGGSSSVGGGVCAGGMSFSSGSGQGTAGSGMAGGSTSSTKYVSTTSSTKRCY from the exons ATGTCTCGCCAGTGCGCTGCAAGGAACCAGAGCAAAACTGgcttcagtgctgcttctgccttcatCCCAAGTGCCAGCAGTACTAGCTTCTGCTTACGTTCTGCTTCCCAAGGCgggagctgcagcactgctgctgggtACGGAAGATTTGCTGGAGGTTTTGGAAGCAGGAGCCTCTATGGTCTCGGTGGATGCAAGAGGATCTCTGTAGCTGGAAGAGGTGGTAGCTTCTACGGACCTGCAGGCTTTGGTGCCGGCACTGGGATCTCCTGTGGCTTTGGTGGTGCAGTGGGTGGTGtctttgggtttggtggtggcATGGGTGGCCCTGGATTCCCTGCTGTCCCAGCTAGGGGCATCCATGAAGTCTCAGTCAACCAAAGCCTCCTGAAACCTCTCCACTTGGAGATTGACCCCAACATGCAGAGTATCCGTAAGGATGAGAAGGATCAGATTCAAACCCTCAACAATAAATTTGCCTCCTTCATCGACAAG GTCCGATTCCTTGAACAGCAAAACAAGGTCCTGGAGACCAAGTGGGCCCTTCTGCAAGAACAGGGCAACAAAACAGTCGGAAACAACATTGAACCCCTGTTCGAGACTTACATCAACAACCTCAGGAGGCAGCTGAACAGCTTGCTGACAGACAAGGAGAACCTGGGAGGGGAGCTGGACAAGGTGCAAAGCCTTGCAGAGGACTTCAAGAACAA ATACGAGGAGGAGATCAACAAGCACACAGCTGTTGAGAACGAGTTTGTGATCCTGAAGAAG GAGGTGGACGCTGCCTACATGAACAAGACAGAGCTGCAAGCCAGGCTGGACTCCCTTATGGAGGAGATAGATTTCCTCAGAGCCCTCTATGAAGCT GAGCTGTCTCAGATGCAGACCCAGATCTCCGACACCTCTGTCATCCTGACCATGGACAACAACCGCAGCCTGGACATGGACAGCATCATCGCTGAGGTCAAAGCGCAGTACGAGGACATCGCCAACCGGAGCCGGGCTGAGGCCGAGTCCTGGTACCAGTCCAGG TACGAAGAGCTGCAGGCTACAGCAGGCCGGCACGGGGACGACCTCCGGAACACCAAGCAGGAGATCTCCGAGCTCAACCGCCACGTCCAGCGGCTGCGGTCTGAAATCGACAGCGTGAAGAAACAG TGCGCCAGTTTGCAGACGGCCATTGCGGACGCCGAGCAGCGCGGGGAGCTGGCCCTCAAGGATGCCAGGGCCAAACTGGCCGAGCTGGAGACAGCCCTGCAACAGGCCAAGGCTGACCTGGCCCGGCAGCTGCGCGAGTACCAGGAGCTGATGAACGTCAAGCTGGCCCTGGACATCGAGATCGCGACCTACAGGAAGCTGCTGGAGGGCGAGGAGAGCAG GCTCTCTGGAGAAGGTGCTGGTGCAGTCAATATCT CTGTGACCAGAACTGCTGTAGGAACGGGATATGGAGGTGGAAACTGTCTCAGCtttggaggcagcagcagtgtcgGAGGTGGGGTCTGCGCTGGAGGAATGAGCTTCAGCTCTGGAAGCGGACAAGGCACAGCCGGGTCAGGCATGGCTGGTGGAAGCACTTCCAGCACGAAGTATGTCTCCACCACCTCTTCAACCAAGAGATGCTACTGA
- the LOC121081820 gene encoding keratin, type II cytoskeletal 75-like isoform X2 encodes MSRQSTVRIQRGRSGFSAASAIVPNTCRTSFSSCSVTRVGSANAGSGFARVGGGFGSKSLYNVGGCKRISVAGRGGSFYGSAGFGGGAAGGIHEVSVNQSLLKPLNLEIDPSIQRIRKEEKEQIKTLNNKFASFIDKVRFLEQQNKVLETKWSLLQEQGMKTVRNNLEPLFETYINNLRMQLNSLLNDKGRLEGELVNTQYLVEDFKKKYEDEINRRTVAENEFVTLKKDVDAAYMNKVELQAKVDALTEEINFLRALYEAELSQMQTQISDTSVVLTMDNNRNLDLDSIISEVKAQYEDIANRSRAEAESWYQTKYEELQATAGRHGDDLRNTKQEISELNRHVQRLRSEIDSVKKQCANLKAAIADAEERGELALKDAKAKLAELEDALQQAKADLARQLREYQELMNVKLALDIEIATYRKLLEGEECRLAGDGIPVNISVTRTTVGTGYGGGSNLSMGGGICSMGNSFSCGSGPGVSSTTLGGGSSSSVKFVSTSSTRRSYRS; translated from the exons ATGTCTCGCCAGTCCACCGTGAGGATTCAGAGGGGAAGAAGTGGCTTCAGCGCTGCTTCGGCCATCGTCCCAAACACCTGCCGCACCAGCTTCAGCTCATGCTCTGTCACCCGGGTTGGAAGCGCCAATGCCGGCAGTGGGTTTGCTAGGGTTGGTGGTGGCTTTGGAAGCAAAAGCCTCTACAATGTTGGTGGATGCAAGAGGATCTCTGTGGCTGGAAGGGGTGGTAGCTTCTATGGATCTGCAGGTTTTGGTGGTGGCGCTG CTGGGGGCATCCACGAAGTCTCCGTCAACCAGAGCCTTCTGAAACCTCTCAACCTGGAGATTGACCCCAGCATCCAAAGGATCcgaaaggaggagaaggaacaaATCAAAACCCTCAACAACAAATTTGCCTCCTTCATTGACAAG GTCCGATTCCTTGAGCAGCAAAATAAAGTGCTGGAAACCAAGTGGAGCCTGCTTCAGGAGCAGGGCATGAAAACAGTTAGGAACAACTTGGAGCCGCTTTTTGAGACTTACATCAACAACCTGAGGATGCAACTGAACAGTTTGCTGAACGACAAGGGAAGGCTGGAGGGAGAGCTCGTCAACACGCAGTACCTGGTGGAGGATTTCAAGAAGAA GTATGAAGATGAAATCAACAGGCGTACCGTTGCAGAGAATGAATTCGTGACACTCAAGAAG GATGTAGATGCTGCCTACATGAACAAGGTGGAACTACAAGCCAAGGTAGATGCGCtgactgaagaaattaatttcctgagaGCCCTCTACGAAGCA GAGCTGTCTCAGATGCAGACCCAGATCTCCGACACCTCTGTTGTCCTGACCATGGACAACAACCGAAACCTGGACCTAGACAGCATCATCTCAGAGGTCAAAGCGCAGTACGAGGACATCGCCAACAGAAGCCGGGCAGAAGCAGAGTCCTGGTACCAAACCAAG TACGAAGAGCTGCAGGCTACAGCAGGCAGGCACGGGGACGACCTCCGGAACACCAAGCAGGAGATCTCCGAGCTCAACCGCCACGTCCAGCGGCTGCGGTCTGAAATCGACAGCGTGAAGAAACAG TGTGCAAACCTGAAAGCGGCCATCGCAGACGCTGAGGAGCGCGGGGAGCTGGCCCTCAAGGATGCCAAGGCCAAACTGGCCGAGCTGGAGGATGCTCTGCAACAGGCCAAGGCTGACCTGGCCCGGCAGCTGCGCGAGTACCAGGAGCTGATGAACGTCAAGCTGGCCCTGGACATCGAGATCGCGACCTACAGGAAGCTGCTGGAGGGCGAGGAGTGCAG GCTGGCTGGAGACGGCATCCCAGTGAATATCT CTGTGACCAGAACAACTGTGGGAACGGGATATGGAGGAGGAAGCAACCTCAGCATGGGAGGGGGAATCTGCAGCATGGGGAACAGCTTCAGCTGTGGAAGCGGTCCCGGGGTTAGCAGCACCACCCTCGGAGGCGGCAGCAGCTCCAGCGTGAAGTTTGTCTCAACCTCCTCCACCAGAAGAAGTTACAGGAGCTAA
- the LOC121081820 gene encoding keratin, type II cytoskeletal 5-like isoform X1, with amino-acid sequence MSRQSTVRIQRGRSGFSAASAIVPNTCRTSFSSCSVTRVGSANAGSGFARVGGGFGSKSLYNVGGCKRISVAGRGGSFYGSAGFGGGAGSVYGGGFGVPANLGYGYGAFGGGMGGPGFPAGGIHEVSVNQSLLKPLNLEIDPSIQRIRKEEKEQIKTLNNKFASFIDKVRFLEQQNKVLETKWSLLQEQGMKTVRNNLEPLFETYINNLRMQLNSLLNDKGRLEGELVNTQYLVEDFKKKYEDEINRRTVAENEFVTLKKDVDAAYMNKVELQAKVDALTEEINFLRALYEAELSQMQTQISDTSVVLTMDNNRNLDLDSIISEVKAQYEDIANRSRAEAESWYQTKYEELQATAGRHGDDLRNTKQEISELNRHVQRLRSEIDSVKKQCANLKAAIADAEERGELALKDAKAKLAELEDALQQAKADLARQLREYQELMNVKLALDIEIATYRKLLEGEECRLAGDGIPVNISVTRTTVGTGYGGGSNLSMGGGICSMGNSFSCGSGPGVSSTTLGGGSSSSVKFVSTSSTRRSYRS; translated from the exons ATGTCTCGCCAGTCCACCGTGAGGATTCAGAGGGGAAGAAGTGGCTTCAGCGCTGCTTCGGCCATCGTCCCAAACACCTGCCGCACCAGCTTCAGCTCATGCTCTGTCACCCGGGTTGGAAGCGCCAATGCCGGCAGTGGGTTTGCTAGGGTTGGTGGTGGCTTTGGAAGCAAAAGCCTCTACAATGTTGGTGGATGCAAGAGGATCTCTGTGGCTGGAAGGGGTGGTAGCTTCTATGGATCTGCAGGTTTTGGTGGTGGCGCTGGTAGCGTGTACGGTGGTGGCTTTGGCGTGCCAGCTAACCTTGGCTATGGATACGGTGCATTTGGTGGTGGCATGGGTGGCCCTGGATTCCCAGCTGGGGGCATCCACGAAGTCTCCGTCAACCAGAGCCTTCTGAAACCTCTCAACCTGGAGATTGACCCCAGCATCCAAAGGATCcgaaaggaggagaaggaacaaATCAAAACCCTCAACAACAAATTTGCCTCCTTCATTGACAAG GTCCGATTCCTTGAGCAGCAAAATAAAGTGCTGGAAACCAAGTGGAGCCTGCTTCAGGAGCAGGGCATGAAAACAGTTAGGAACAACTTGGAGCCGCTTTTTGAGACTTACATCAACAACCTGAGGATGCAACTGAACAGTTTGCTGAACGACAAGGGAAGGCTGGAGGGAGAGCTCGTCAACACGCAGTACCTGGTGGAGGATTTCAAGAAGAA GTATGAAGATGAAATCAACAGGCGTACCGTTGCAGAGAATGAATTCGTGACACTCAAGAAG GATGTAGATGCTGCCTACATGAACAAGGTGGAACTACAAGCCAAGGTAGATGCGCtgactgaagaaattaatttcctgagaGCCCTCTACGAAGCA GAGCTGTCTCAGATGCAGACCCAGATCTCCGACACCTCTGTTGTCCTGACCATGGACAACAACCGAAACCTGGACCTAGACAGCATCATCTCAGAGGTCAAAGCGCAGTACGAGGACATCGCCAACAGAAGCCGGGCAGAAGCAGAGTCCTGGTACCAAACCAAG TACGAAGAGCTGCAGGCTACAGCAGGCAGGCACGGGGACGACCTCCGGAACACCAAGCAGGAGATCTCCGAGCTCAACCGCCACGTCCAGCGGCTGCGGTCTGAAATCGACAGCGTGAAGAAACAG TGTGCAAACCTGAAAGCGGCCATCGCAGACGCTGAGGAGCGCGGGGAGCTGGCCCTCAAGGATGCCAAGGCCAAACTGGCCGAGCTGGAGGATGCTCTGCAACAGGCCAAGGCTGACCTGGCCCGGCAGCTGCGCGAGTACCAGGAGCTGATGAACGTCAAGCTGGCCCTGGACATCGAGATCGCGACCTACAGGAAGCTGCTGGAGGGCGAGGAGTGCAG GCTGGCTGGAGACGGCATCCCAGTGAATATCT CTGTGACCAGAACAACTGTGGGAACGGGATATGGAGGAGGAAGCAACCTCAGCATGGGAGGGGGAATCTGCAGCATGGGGAACAGCTTCAGCTGTGGAAGCGGTCCCGGGGTTAGCAGCACCACCCTCGGAGGCGGCAGCAGCTCCAGCGTGAAGTTTGTCTCAACCTCCTCCACCAGAAGAAGTTACAGGAGCTAA
- the LOC121081812 gene encoding keratin, type II cytoskeletal 6A-like, translating into MSRISFRSSTGGGMRGFSSGSAIVGGGGGTRSSFSSVSVSRVGGGRAGGGGGFGAGGGFGSRSLYNLGGSKRISYSSVGGGLRSGAGGGYGFGGGAGFGLGYGSGAGAGFGLGGAGGGGGYGLGSGFGLGGPGFGGRGGPGFPVCPPGGIHEVTVNQSLLAPLKLDIDPEIQKVRTQEREQIKTLNNKFASFIDKVRFLEQQNKVLETKWSLLQEQGHTVTRKSLEPLFEAYINNLRRQLDSLMGERGRLDSELRNMQDMVEDFKNKYEDEINRRTGAENEFVVLKKDVDGAYMNKVELQAKADALADEINFLRALYEAELSQMQQQVSDTSVVLSMDNNRNLDLNSIIAEVKAQYEDIANRSRAEAEAWYQNKYEELQVSAGRHGDDLRNTKIEISEINRMVQRLRNEIESVKKQCANLQAAIAEAEERGEMALKDAKAKLAELEDALQKAKADLARQLREYQELMNVKLALDIEIATYRKLLEGEESRLAGEGVGAVSVSVVSSSSGMGYGGGSSLGMGGGLGMGGGGYSMSSSGGGFGGGSGGFGGGLSYGGGSTFSSGSSRGVSSSTGGSVRIISKTTTSKKTTR; encoded by the exons ATGAGTCGGATCTCTTTCAGATCATCTACTGGAGGGGGCATGAGGGGCTTTAGCTCAGGCTCTGCTATCGTAGGAGGTGGCGGTGGTACCAGAAGCAGTTTTAGCTCCGTCTCTGTCTCCAGAGTTGGAGGAGGAAGAGCCGGAGGTGGAGGCGGCTTTGGAGCTGGTGGTGGCTTCGGCAGCAGAAGTCTCTATAACCTAGGAGGAAGCAAAAGAATTTCCTACAGCTCGGTCGGTGGAGGTCTACGGAGCGGAGCCGGTGGTGGATACGGTTTTGGTGGAGGAGCTGGCTTTGGTCTTGGCTATGGTAGTGGAGCTGGCGCTGGTTTTGGCTTaggaggagctggtggtggtggcggcTATGGGCTGGGCAGTGGATTTGGGCTGGGAGGTCCCGGATTTGGTGGTCGAGGTGGCCCCGGGTTCCCTGTTTGCCCACCCGGTGGCATCCACGAAGTGACTGTCAACCAGAGCCTCCTGGCACCCCTCAAGCTGGATATCGACCCAGAAATCCAGAAGGTGCGAACACAGGAGCGGGAGCAGATCAAGACCCTGAACAACAAATTTGCCTCCTTCATCGACAAG GTGCGCTTTTtggagcagcagaacaaagtGCTGGAGACCAAGTGGAGCCTCCTGCAAGAGCAAGGTCACACCGTCACCAGGAAGTCCCTTGAGCCCCTTTTCGAAGCCTACATCAACAACCTCCGGCGGCAGCTGGACAGTCTTATGGGAGAGAGGGGCCGGTTGGACTCTGAACTGAGGAACATGCAGGACATGGTGGAAGACTTTAAGAACAA ATATGAAGATGAGATCAACCGGCGCACTGGTGCAGAGAACGAGTTCGTGGTCCTCAAGAAG gaTGTGGATGGTGCTTACATGAACAAGGTCGAGCTGCAGGCCAAAGCAGATGCGCTGGCAGATGAAATTAACTTCCTGAGAGCTCTCTACGAGGCG GAATTGTCCcagatgcagcagcaggtaTCCGACACCTCCGTAGTCCTGTCCATGGACAATAACCGTAACTTGGACCTCAACAGCATCATCGCCGAGGTCAAAGCGCAGTACGAGGACATCGCCAACCGGAGCCGGGCAGAGGCTGAGGCTTGGTACCAGAACAAG TACGAGGAGCTCCAGGTCTCTGCTGGGCGACATGGTGACGACCTGCGTAACACCAAGATAGAAATTTCAGAGATCAACCGGATGGTCCAGAGGCTGCGGAACGAGATTGAGAGCGTGAAGAAACAG TGCGCCAACCTCCAAGCTGCCATCGCCGAGGCGGAGGAGCGCGGGGAGATGGCCCTCAAGGATGCCAAGGCCAAACTGGCTGAGCTGGAGGATGCTCTGCAGAAAGCCAAGGCTGACCTGGCCCGGCAGCTGCGCGAGTACCAGGAGCTGATGAACGTCAAGCTGGCCCTGGACATCGAGATCGCGACCTACAGGAAGCTGCTGGAGGGCGAGGAGAGCAG GCTTGCTGGAGAGGGAGTTGGAGCCGTGAGCGTCT CTGTGGTCAGCAGCTCCAGTGGGATGGGCTACGGCGgtggcagctccctgggcaTGGGTGGAGGTCTCGGCATGGGAGGCGGCGGATACAGCATGAGCAGCAGCGGTGGCGGCTTCGGAGGCGGGAGTGGAGGGTTCGGCGGGGGGCTCAGCTACGGTGGAGGCAGCACCTTCAGCTCCGGGAGCAGCCGAGGTGTCAGCTCCAGCACGGGAGGCAGCGTGAGGATCATTTCCAAGACCACCACTAGCAAAAAGACCACCAGATAA
- the LOC121081886 gene encoding keratin, type II cytoskeletal 5-like — protein sequence MNRQTYSTRAGGGGRSYSAASAIVPSGGRAGFSSMSVARSGGGGGGFGRLIGGGGGGGGFGSRSLYNLGGSKRISIGVGSSFRAAFGSGAGGGSGLGGGGGGGGLGGGGACGSLALGLGGGGGGYGFSGGAGGLGFGGGTGGLGFGGGQGGGGGFGFGGVGGMGGFGGGLGGGRNPAGFSGGPHGVGTIQEVTVNQSLLAPLNLEIDPDIHQVRKDEKEQIKTLNNKFASFIDKVRFLEQQNKVLETKWTLLQDQGQKTNSGKNNLDPLFEAYINNLKRQLANLLNERGRMDGELKNMQDLVEDFKNKYEEEINRRTAAENEFVVLKKDVDAAYMSKVELEAKVDALTDELSFLRALYDAELAQLSAQVSDTAVILSMDNNRDLDLSSIITEVKAQYEDIANRSRAEAEAWYQTKFEELQATAGKHGDDLRNTKGEIAELNRLIQRIRSEIENTRNQTAIGDSEERGELALKDAKAKMVDLEDALQKAKADMARQLREYQELMNVKLALDIEIATYRKLLEGEESRLSGEGLNPISYSVISSSSGMAGGAGLGGFGGLNLSGGGGGGSGLGIGSSLSYGGGGSSSLSTSGGNFSSGSAKGGTNPGVKIVSKTSSSKKSIKSQSLKSATQPE from the exons ATGAACCGGCAAACTTACAGCACGAGAGCGGGAGGTGGAGGCAGGTCCTACAGCGCTGCCTCAGCTATTGTACCAagtggtggcagggctggcttcAGTTCGATGTCTGTGGCACGGTctggaggaggtggaggtggtTTTGGAAGGCTCATcggaggaggaggtggtggtggcggTTTTGGCAGCAGGAGCCTCTACAACCTTGGTGGTAGCAAGAGGATATCCATTGGTGTTGGAAGCAGCTTCCGAGCTGCTTTTGGGAGTGGAGCTGGTGGTGGATCTGGCCtaggaggtggtggtggtggtggtggacTTGGTGGTGGTGGAGCTTGTGGCAGTCTTGCACTTGGTCttggtggtggaggtggtggcTATGGCTTTagtgggggtgctggtgggcttGGTTTTGGTGGAGGTACTGGTGGgcttggttttggtggtggacagggaggtggtggaggatTTGGCTTTGGTGGAGTGGGGGGGATGGGAGGATTCGGTGGAGGGCTGGGTGGTGGCAGGAACCCAGCAGGATTTAGTGGTGGCCCACATGGCGTTGGTACGATCCAAGAAGTGACTGTGAACCAGAGTCTCCTGGCACCACTGAACCTGGAGATAGATCCAGACATCCACCAGGTGCGAAAAGACGAGAAGGAGCAAATCAAGACCCTCAACAACAAGTTTGCTTCTTTCATTGACAAG GTTCGCtttctggagcagcagaacaaggtGCTTGAGACCAAATGGACCCTCCTGCAGGACCAGGGTCAAAAAACCAACTCAGGCAAAAACAACCTGGACCCACTCTTTGAGGCTTACATCAACAACTTGAAACGGCAGCTGGCCAACCTGCTCAACGAGAGGGGACGCATGGATGGGGAGCTGAAGAACATGCAAGACCTCGTGGAGGATTTCAAGAACAA ATACGAAGAGGAAATCAACCGACGCACGGCAGCGGAGAATGAATTTGTGGTGCTGAAGAAG GATGTGGATGCTGCTTACATGAGTAAGGTGGAGCTGGAGGCCAAGGTGGATGCCCTGACTGATGAACTCAGTTTCCTTCGAGCCCTCTATGATGCG gagctggctcaGCTCAGCGCACAAGTGTCTGACACTGCTGTCATTCTGTCAATGGACAACAACCGGGACCTGGACCTCAGCAGCATCATCACTGAAGTCAAAGCTCAGTACGAGGACATTGCTAACAGGAGTCGGGCTGAGGCGGAGGCGTGGTACCAAACCAAG TTCGAGGAGCTGCAGGCCACAGCGGGGAAGCACGGGGACGACCTGCGCAACACAAAGGGGGAGATCGCTGAGCTCAACCGACTGATCCAGAGGATCCGCTCAGAGATAGAGAACACAAGGAACCAG ACGGCCATCGGAGACTCTGAGGAGCGCGGGGAGCTGGCCCTCAAAGATGCCAAGGCAAAGATGGTTGACCTGGAAGATGCTCTGCAGAAAGCCAAGGCTGACATGGCCCGACAGCTGCGCGAGTACCAGGAGCTGATGAATGTCAAGCTGGCCCTGGACATCGAGATCGCGACCTACAGGAAGCTGCTGGAGGGCGAGGAGAGCAG gCTGAGCGGAGAGGGACTCAACCCCATCAGCTACT CTGTCAtcagctccagctctggcaTGGCTGGTGGAGCTGGGTTAGGAGGATTTGGTGGACTGAACCTAAGCGGAGGAGGCGGTG GAGGCAGTGGTCTCGGCATTGGAAGCAGTCTTAGCTACggaggaggtggcagcagcagtctGAGCACCAGTGGAGGGAATTTCAGCTCTGGAAGTGCAAAAGGCGGCACCAACCCAGGTGTGAAAATCGTCTCCAAAACCTCCTCCAGCAAAAAGAGCATAAAAAGCCAAAGCCTGAAGAGTGCTACACAGCCTGAGTAA